A single Brassica rapa cultivar Chiifu-401-42 chromosome A04, CAAS_Brap_v3.01, whole genome shotgun sequence DNA region contains:
- the LOC103863631 gene encoding 3-isopropylmalate dehydratase large subunit, chloroplastic isoform X3 codes for MASSVISSSPFVCKSPAKDLGFSSFRKPSQISIHGCQRKSISRKIVSVMAPQRSSSTSGSVKTGMTMTEKILAKAAEKSQVVPGDNIWVNVDVLMTHDVCGPGAFGIFKREFGDNAKVWDSEKIVVIPDHYIFTTDKRANRNVDIMREHCREQNIKYFYDITDLGDFRANPDYKGVCHVALAQEGHCRPGEVLLGTDSHTCTAGAFGQFATGIGNTDAGFVLGTGKILLKVPPTMRFILDGEMPSYLQAKDLILQIIGEISVAGATYKTMEFSGTTIESLTMEERMTLCNMVVEAGGKNGVIPPDATTFNYVENRTSVPFQPVYSDANASFVADYRFDVSKLEPVVAKPHSPDNRALARECKDVKIDRVYIGSCTGGKTEDFMAAAKLFHAAGKQVKVPTFLVPATQKVWMDVYALPVPGAGGKTCAQIFEEAGCDTPTSPSCGACLGGPADTYARLNEPQVCVSTTNRNFPGRMGHKEGQIYLASPYTAAASALTGHVTDPREFLQ; via the exons atgGCTTCCTCTGTAATCTCTTCCTCTCCCTTCGTCTGCAAATCCCCCGCTAAG GATTTGGGGTTTTCGTCGTTCCGTAAACCATCGCAGATTTCGATTCATGGATGCCAGAGGAAATCGATTTCTCGGAAGATCGTCTCCGTCATGGCTCCGCAGCGCTCATCGTCCACCTCAGGATCG gtGAAAACTGGGATGACGATGACGGAGAAGATTCTGGCGAAGGCAGCAGAGAAGTCACAAGTGGTCCCTGGTGATAACATTTGGGTTAACGTTGATGTTCTTATGACTCATGATGTCTGTGGCCCTGGCGCTTTTGGTATCTTCAAAAGAGAGTTCGGTGATAACGCTAAG GTTTGGGACTCGGAGAAGATCGTTGTTATACCAGACCATTACATATTCACTACTGATAAGCGTGCTAACCGCAACGTCGACATTATGAGGGAGCATTGCAGGGAACAGAACATCAAGTATTTCTATGATATCACCGACCTCGGAGATTTTAGG GCTAATCCTGACTACAAAGGTGTTTGCCATGTTGCGCTTGCACAAGAAGGTCATTGCAGGCCAGGAGAG GTTTTGTTAGGAACAGACTCACACACATGTACTGCTGGAGCATTTGGTCAGTTTGCTACAGGGATTGGAAACACTGATGCAGGCTTTGTGTTAGGCACTGGAAAAATCCTCCTTAAG GTTCCACCAACTATGAGGTTTATCTTGGATGGTGAAATGCCCAGTTATTTGCAAGCAAAGGATCTGATTCTGCAG ATCATTGGTGAAATATCTGTTGCTGGCGCAACTTACAAGACGATGGAGTTCAGTGGTACAACTATTGAAAGTCTGACT ATGGAAGAACGAATGACATTGTGCAACATGGTGGTGGAAGCTGGGGGAAAGAATGGTGTCATCCCTCCTGATGCGACGACATTTAATTACGTTGAG AATAGGACATCTGTACCCTTTCAGCCTGTATATAGTGATGCAAATGCAAG TTTTGTGGCAGATTATAGATTTGATGTGTCGAAGCTAGAGCCTGTAGTGGCTAAG CCTCATTCTCCTGATAATCGTGCTCTAGCGAGAGAATGCAAAGATGTGAAAATTGACAGAGTATACATCGGTTCTTGTACTGGTGGGAAGACTGAGGATTTTATGGCTGCAGCTAAACTTTTCCATGCAGCA GGAAAGCAAGTCAAAGTTCCAACTTTTCTTGTCCCGGCCACTCAGAAG GTGTGGATGGACGTGTATGCACTCCCAGTACCTGGAGCAGGTGGAAAGACGTGTGCGCAGATATTCGAAGAAGCTGGATGTGACACACCAACCAGTCCTAGCTGTGGTGCCTGCCTTGGTGGCCCAGCAGACACCTACGCTCGTTTGAATGAACCTCAA GTGTGTGTCTCGACAACGAACAGGAACTTCCCCGGTCGGATGGGACACAAAGAAGGGCAGATATACTTGGCTTCTCCTTACACTGCTGCAGCCTCGGCTCTAACCGGCCATGTCACCGACCCAAGAGAGTTCTTGCAGTAG
- the LOC103863631 gene encoding 3-isopropylmalate dehydratase large subunit, chloroplastic isoform X2 — MASSVISSSPFVCKSPAKKDLGFSSFRKPSQISIHGCQRKSISRKIVSVMAPQRSSSTSGSVKTGMTMTEKILAKAAEKSQVVPGDNIWVNVDVLMTHDVCGPGAFGIFKREFGDNAKVWDSEKIVVIPDHYIFTTDKRANRNVDIMREHCREQNIKYFYDITDLGDFRANPDYKGVCHVALAQEGHCRPGEVLLGTDSHTCTAGAFGQFATGIGNTDAGFVLGTGKILLKVPPTMRFILDGEMPSYLQAKDLILQIIGEISVAGATYKTMEFSGTTIESLTMEERMTLCNMVVEAGGKNGVIPPDATTFNYVENRTSVPFQPVYSDANASFVADYRFDVSKLEPVVAKPHSPDNRALARECKDVKIDRVYIGSCTGGKTEDFMAAAKLFHAAGKQVKVPTFLVPATQKVWMDVYALPVPGAGGKTCAQIFEEAGCDTPTSPSCGACLGGPADTYARLNEPQVCVSTTNRNFPGRMGHKEGQIYLASPYTAAASALTGHVTDPREFLQ; from the exons atgGCTTCCTCTGTAATCTCTTCCTCTCCCTTCGTCTGCAAATCCCCCGCTAAG AAGGATTTGGGGTTTTCGTCGTTCCGTAAACCATCGCAGATTTCGATTCATGGATGCCAGAGGAAATCGATTTCTCGGAAGATCGTCTCCGTCATGGCTCCGCAGCGCTCATCGTCCACCTCAGGATCG gtGAAAACTGGGATGACGATGACGGAGAAGATTCTGGCGAAGGCAGCAGAGAAGTCACAAGTGGTCCCTGGTGATAACATTTGGGTTAACGTTGATGTTCTTATGACTCATGATGTCTGTGGCCCTGGCGCTTTTGGTATCTTCAAAAGAGAGTTCGGTGATAACGCTAAG GTTTGGGACTCGGAGAAGATCGTTGTTATACCAGACCATTACATATTCACTACTGATAAGCGTGCTAACCGCAACGTCGACATTATGAGGGAGCATTGCAGGGAACAGAACATCAAGTATTTCTATGATATCACCGACCTCGGAGATTTTAGG GCTAATCCTGACTACAAAGGTGTTTGCCATGTTGCGCTTGCACAAGAAGGTCATTGCAGGCCAGGAGAG GTTTTGTTAGGAACAGACTCACACACATGTACTGCTGGAGCATTTGGTCAGTTTGCTACAGGGATTGGAAACACTGATGCAGGCTTTGTGTTAGGCACTGGAAAAATCCTCCTTAAG GTTCCACCAACTATGAGGTTTATCTTGGATGGTGAAATGCCCAGTTATTTGCAAGCAAAGGATCTGATTCTGCAG ATCATTGGTGAAATATCTGTTGCTGGCGCAACTTACAAGACGATGGAGTTCAGTGGTACAACTATTGAAAGTCTGACT ATGGAAGAACGAATGACATTGTGCAACATGGTGGTGGAAGCTGGGGGAAAGAATGGTGTCATCCCTCCTGATGCGACGACATTTAATTACGTTGAG AATAGGACATCTGTACCCTTTCAGCCTGTATATAGTGATGCAAATGCAAG TTTTGTGGCAGATTATAGATTTGATGTGTCGAAGCTAGAGCCTGTAGTGGCTAAG CCTCATTCTCCTGATAATCGTGCTCTAGCGAGAGAATGCAAAGATGTGAAAATTGACAGAGTATACATCGGTTCTTGTACTGGTGGGAAGACTGAGGATTTTATGGCTGCAGCTAAACTTTTCCATGCAGCA GGAAAGCAAGTCAAAGTTCCAACTTTTCTTGTCCCGGCCACTCAGAAG GTGTGGATGGACGTGTATGCACTCCCAGTACCTGGAGCAGGTGGAAAGACGTGTGCGCAGATATTCGAAGAAGCTGGATGTGACACACCAACCAGTCCTAGCTGTGGTGCCTGCCTTGGTGGCCCAGCAGACACCTACGCTCGTTTGAATGAACCTCAA GTGTGTGTCTCGACAACGAACAGGAACTTCCCCGGTCGGATGGGACACAAAGAAGGGCAGATATACTTGGCTTCTCCTTACACTGCTGCAGCCTCGGCTCTAACCGGCCATGTCACCGACCCAAGAGAGTTCTTGCAGTAG
- the LOC103863631 gene encoding 3-isopropylmalate dehydratase large subunit, chloroplastic isoform X1, which produces MASSVISSSPFVCKSPAKGQKDLGFSSFRKPSQISIHGCQRKSISRKIVSVMAPQRSSSTSGSVKTGMTMTEKILAKAAEKSQVVPGDNIWVNVDVLMTHDVCGPGAFGIFKREFGDNAKVWDSEKIVVIPDHYIFTTDKRANRNVDIMREHCREQNIKYFYDITDLGDFRANPDYKGVCHVALAQEGHCRPGEVLLGTDSHTCTAGAFGQFATGIGNTDAGFVLGTGKILLKVPPTMRFILDGEMPSYLQAKDLILQIIGEISVAGATYKTMEFSGTTIESLTMEERMTLCNMVVEAGGKNGVIPPDATTFNYVENRTSVPFQPVYSDANASFVADYRFDVSKLEPVVAKPHSPDNRALARECKDVKIDRVYIGSCTGGKTEDFMAAAKLFHAAGKQVKVPTFLVPATQKVWMDVYALPVPGAGGKTCAQIFEEAGCDTPTSPSCGACLGGPADTYARLNEPQVCVSTTNRNFPGRMGHKEGQIYLASPYTAAASALTGHVTDPREFLQ; this is translated from the exons atgGCTTCCTCTGTAATCTCTTCCTCTCCCTTCGTCTGCAAATCCCCCGCTAAG GGGCAGAAGGATTTGGGGTTTTCGTCGTTCCGTAAACCATCGCAGATTTCGATTCATGGATGCCAGAGGAAATCGATTTCTCGGAAGATCGTCTCCGTCATGGCTCCGCAGCGCTCATCGTCCACCTCAGGATCG gtGAAAACTGGGATGACGATGACGGAGAAGATTCTGGCGAAGGCAGCAGAGAAGTCACAAGTGGTCCCTGGTGATAACATTTGGGTTAACGTTGATGTTCTTATGACTCATGATGTCTGTGGCCCTGGCGCTTTTGGTATCTTCAAAAGAGAGTTCGGTGATAACGCTAAG GTTTGGGACTCGGAGAAGATCGTTGTTATACCAGACCATTACATATTCACTACTGATAAGCGTGCTAACCGCAACGTCGACATTATGAGGGAGCATTGCAGGGAACAGAACATCAAGTATTTCTATGATATCACCGACCTCGGAGATTTTAGG GCTAATCCTGACTACAAAGGTGTTTGCCATGTTGCGCTTGCACAAGAAGGTCATTGCAGGCCAGGAGAG GTTTTGTTAGGAACAGACTCACACACATGTACTGCTGGAGCATTTGGTCAGTTTGCTACAGGGATTGGAAACACTGATGCAGGCTTTGTGTTAGGCACTGGAAAAATCCTCCTTAAG GTTCCACCAACTATGAGGTTTATCTTGGATGGTGAAATGCCCAGTTATTTGCAAGCAAAGGATCTGATTCTGCAG ATCATTGGTGAAATATCTGTTGCTGGCGCAACTTACAAGACGATGGAGTTCAGTGGTACAACTATTGAAAGTCTGACT ATGGAAGAACGAATGACATTGTGCAACATGGTGGTGGAAGCTGGGGGAAAGAATGGTGTCATCCCTCCTGATGCGACGACATTTAATTACGTTGAG AATAGGACATCTGTACCCTTTCAGCCTGTATATAGTGATGCAAATGCAAG TTTTGTGGCAGATTATAGATTTGATGTGTCGAAGCTAGAGCCTGTAGTGGCTAAG CCTCATTCTCCTGATAATCGTGCTCTAGCGAGAGAATGCAAAGATGTGAAAATTGACAGAGTATACATCGGTTCTTGTACTGGTGGGAAGACTGAGGATTTTATGGCTGCAGCTAAACTTTTCCATGCAGCA GGAAAGCAAGTCAAAGTTCCAACTTTTCTTGTCCCGGCCACTCAGAAG GTGTGGATGGACGTGTATGCACTCCCAGTACCTGGAGCAGGTGGAAAGACGTGTGCGCAGATATTCGAAGAAGCTGGATGTGACACACCAACCAGTCCTAGCTGTGGTGCCTGCCTTGGTGGCCCAGCAGACACCTACGCTCGTTTGAATGAACCTCAA GTGTGTGTCTCGACAACGAACAGGAACTTCCCCGGTCGGATGGGACACAAAGAAGGGCAGATATACTTGGCTTCTCCTTACACTGCTGCAGCCTCGGCTCTAACCGGCCATGTCACCGACCCAAGAGAGTTCTTGCAGTAG